A genomic window from Ruegeria sp. TM1040 includes:
- the uxuA gene encoding mannonate dehydratase, with protein sequence MIETWRWFGPNDPVTLTDIRQAGATGVVTALHSLPNGTVWPVEEIVARRDMITAAGLNWDVVESVPVHEDIKRAAPGWEEKADAWAQSIRNLAACGIKTVCYNFMPLLDWTRTDLTHPLSDGALCLRYDAVDAAVFDIHILTRVGADAEHRPEIVQRATERFTKMTETECEALTQTILAGLPGAEESFDINSFRSHLALYNDIDATRLRANLAAFLQRVVPVAEEVGVRLGIHPDDPPFPIFGLPRVVSTAEDLDHIIQVYESPSNGLTFCTGSLGVRADNNLPAMLTRFGKHVNFLHLRATQREEDGISFHEAPHLLGNVDMVAVCKAALAAEAVGDRELPFRPDHGHMLAHDQRVSSTPGYPYIGRLRGLAELRGVLHTLAWLQKDD encoded by the coding sequence ACTGACCGACATTCGTCAGGCCGGGGCTACTGGCGTTGTAACGGCACTGCACTCTCTCCCCAATGGTACCGTATGGCCAGTCGAGGAGATTGTCGCACGCCGTGACATGATCACCGCTGCCGGCCTCAACTGGGATGTAGTCGAAAGCGTGCCCGTTCACGAAGACATCAAACGCGCAGCACCAGGGTGGGAAGAAAAGGCGGACGCGTGGGCACAATCTATACGCAACCTCGCAGCCTGTGGCATTAAAACTGTGTGCTATAATTTCATGCCGCTGTTGGATTGGACCCGAACAGACCTGACGCACCCCCTTTCTGATGGTGCGCTGTGCCTACGGTACGACGCAGTGGATGCGGCAGTGTTTGATATTCATATCCTCACCCGGGTCGGCGCTGATGCAGAACATAGGCCGGAGATCGTACAACGCGCAACTGAGCGCTTTACCAAGATGACAGAAACGGAATGCGAGGCACTAACGCAGACCATCCTCGCCGGACTACCCGGGGCTGAAGAGAGCTTTGACATCAATAGCTTCCGATCACATCTTGCTCTTTACAACGATATTGATGCGACCAGACTGCGGGCTAACCTGGCCGCCTTCCTTCAACGTGTAGTGCCTGTGGCGGAAGAGGTGGGCGTCAGGTTGGGGATCCATCCAGACGACCCCCCCTTCCCCATTTTTGGCCTACCACGTGTAGTTTCTACCGCGGAGGATTTGGACCACATCATCCAGGTTTACGAAAGCCCCTCAAACGGCCTGACGTTTTGTACCGGATCGCTGGGCGTGCGTGCGGACAATAATCTACCGGCCATGCTGACGCGCTTCGGGAAGCATGTAAATTTTCTCCACCTGCGCGCCACACAGCGCGAGGAGGATGGTATCAGTTTTCACGAAGCCCCTCATCTGCTCGGCAACGTCGATATGGTCGCAGTATGTAAGGCCGCGCTGGCCGCAGAGGCCGTAGGGGATCGCGAGCTACCATTCCGGCCAGACCACGGCCATATGCTCGCCCATGATCAACGCGTCAGTAGTACTCCGGGCTATCCCTACATTGGGCGCTTGCGTGGCCTGGCAGAATTGAGGGGAGTACTCCACACGCTAGCTTGGCTACAAAAAGACGACTGA